One stretch of Flavobacterium sp. 9 DNA includes these proteins:
- a CDS encoding translocation/assembly module TamB domain-containing protein: MLALAIILSLPVVQTKIADYITETLNKDFNVNISVEKTSINIFGGVKLKKVLILDHHKKTMIYADIIATDILGLKRLVDGDLIFGDIRLTGLIFNLKTYKNEHENNLNVFIQAFEKGPKSPKSSKHFLLTAKNGYIDRGAFSVVDENKNTPKFLDFKKLNAYISDFKLYGPDVNTMIHRFSFLDHRGLYVSNFAGKFSYTKKQIKVESLAIKTKRSWIYGKAILNYKIEDFLDFTDKVKFNVAMDSASIASNDIRYFYDGLGKNQHFRIRTKIRGTLNNLNLRHLKLSDTNGSKIAGTINFRNLLGDKTQKFSMQGKFDKLISSYDNLVVLLPGVLGKKLPKELQRIGKFNIVGKAKVSTTDLETDFKMITDLGNGQANLHMNNMDFIDRASYSGNIILDNFNIGALLARKDIGKTTLNLDVEGVGFTEKYLNTIIKGDIAKLDYNKYTYNNIVVNGNFKLPYYKGQVSISDPNLNLTFDGLVDLSKRESKYDFHINVENADLRKLRFVDDSISNFTGDAVVEVTGNSIENLQGNVYIKDAVYQNPKSTYAFDEVTISSNFDADRLRTITISSNDVVNGKIVGKFQFGQLDKLVMNSVGSLYTNYKPYKVKKGQFLNFNFHVYDKVVEMLYPEVNIDSSTVVRGKIDSDLQEFKFKFRSQKITAAKNTFDNIRINIDNKNTLYNAYVELDSIKTPYYKVRDFSLINVTAKDTLFVRSEFKGGDKGEDYYNLNLFHTIDKNKNNIVGIKKSEMKFKDYLWYLNEDEEKDNQIVFDQFFKNFTIDNIVLSHENQKIDLNGIIKGTDYKDVVLNFEDVDINKITPFNSKFVFNGNLNGKVNYKQNKNVYQPTASIVIDHLNLNKTELGTLNFDIAGDESFRKFTVNSSIQNGFTESFRANGTFAIENKETLLDLNLKLEGFNLATLGSVGGDVLSNVRGSVSGNAAVVGNLKKPEINGRLYVEKAGMTIPYLNTDYELSDRTVIDLTDEKFLFRNNQLTDTKYGTKGLLNGTIEHHNFGDWKLDLTITSKRLLALDTKDSEDAAYFGTAFINGTASIKGPTDGLFIKVDAKSEKGTEVKIPINNAQSVGESSWIHFVTPKEKYNLANGIVEKTKNYNGLELEFDFDITPDAEVEVILDRNSGHGMKGKGYGSLLFKINTLGKFNMWGDFQAYEGTYNFKYGGLIDKKFSVKKGGSITWEGNPMKAQLNLEAVYKTSANPAVLLDNTSSFNKKVPVEVVIGLRGDLTSPEPNFDIQFPSVSNVLKSEIQYKLDDKDIRQTQALYLLSTGSFMSTDGFSQGDLSGTLTETASSLLGGIIKSDNDKVNIDLNYISADKRLGQEADGQFVANISSQVNERITINGKLGVPVGGVNESAIVGDIEILYRVNEDGSMNLRLFNKENDINYVGQGIGYTQGVGISYEVDFDTFSELVNKIFKDHKLERAIKGSNDDLQDSYLNPDFVKFSNKKDAEKNKKGKDKKDAEKKQEPKNPPPQNNNEGLIPDNDF, from the coding sequence TTGTTAGCACTCGCTATCATCTTGTCTTTACCTGTGGTTCAGACAAAAATCGCAGATTATATTACAGAGACATTAAACAAAGATTTTAATGTAAATATTAGCGTCGAAAAAACTTCAATAAACATTTTTGGAGGCGTAAAGTTGAAAAAAGTATTGATTTTAGATCATCATAAAAAGACAATGATCTACGCAGATATTATTGCAACTGATATTTTAGGGTTAAAAAGATTGGTAGATGGAGATCTTATTTTTGGAGATATTCGCTTGACGGGTTTAATTTTTAACCTAAAAACGTATAAGAATGAACATGAAAACAATCTTAATGTTTTTATTCAGGCATTCGAAAAAGGTCCAAAATCTCCTAAATCAAGCAAGCATTTTTTATTAACAGCCAAGAATGGTTATATCGACAGAGGAGCTTTTTCTGTTGTTGATGAGAATAAAAACACACCAAAGTTTCTTGATTTTAAAAAATTAAACGCTTACATCAGTGATTTTAAATTGTATGGTCCGGATGTAAATACTATGATTCACAGGTTTTCTTTTTTAGATCATCGTGGTTTGTATGTGTCTAATTTTGCAGGGAAATTCAGTTATACCAAAAAGCAAATTAAAGTAGAAAGCTTAGCTATAAAAACCAAAAGATCATGGATTTATGGTAAAGCTATTTTGAATTATAAAATTGAAGATTTCTTAGATTTTACAGACAAAGTAAAGTTTAATGTCGCGATGGATTCGGCTTCGATTGCTTCAAATGATATTCGTTATTTCTATGACGGATTGGGTAAAAATCAGCATTTTAGAATCAGAACTAAGATTAGAGGAACGCTGAATAATCTTAATTTAAGACATCTTAAACTTAGTGATACAAACGGTTCTAAGATTGCGGGAACTATTAATTTCAGAAATCTTTTGGGAGACAAAACTCAGAAGTTTTCGATGCAGGGAAAGTTTGATAAACTGATTTCCAGTTATGATAATCTGGTTGTTTTATTACCTGGTGTTTTAGGGAAAAAGCTTCCGAAAGAACTGCAAAGAATCGGCAAATTTAATATTGTTGGTAAAGCAAAAGTCTCGACAACAGATTTAGAGACAGACTTTAAGATGATAACTGATTTAGGAAATGGTCAGGCCAATTTGCATATGAATAATATGGACTTTATTGACAGAGCGTCTTATTCTGGGAATATTATTTTGGATAATTTTAATATTGGAGCTTTATTAGCTCGGAAAGATATTGGAAAAACAACACTAAATCTTGATGTTGAAGGCGTTGGTTTTACCGAAAAATATCTGAATACAATCATTAAAGGTGATATTGCAAAATTAGATTATAATAAATACACCTATAATAATATTGTAGTAAACGGGAATTTTAAATTGCCTTATTATAAAGGACAAGTTTCGATAAGTGATCCAAATCTGAATTTGACATTTGACGGTTTGGTTGATTTAAGCAAAAGAGAAAGTAAATATGATTTTCATATCAATGTTGAAAATGCCGATTTGCGAAAGCTGAGATTTGTTGACGATTCTATTTCTAATTTTACAGGAGACGCTGTTGTCGAAGTAACCGGAAATTCGATCGAGAATCTTCAGGGAAATGTATATATTAAGGATGCAGTTTATCAAAATCCAAAATCTACTTATGCTTTTGATGAAGTAACAATCAGTTCTAATTTTGATGCAGATCGATTGAGAACGATTACAATTAGTTCGAACGATGTTGTAAACGGAAAAATTGTTGGTAAATTTCAGTTTGGACAATTAGATAAGCTGGTTATGAATTCGGTAGGAAGTTTGTATACCAATTATAAACCTTATAAGGTTAAAAAAGGTCAGTTTTTGAATTTCAATTTCCATGTTTATGATAAAGTGGTTGAAATGCTTTATCCGGAAGTTAATATAGATTCGTCGACTGTCGTGCGAGGAAAAATTGATTCAGATCTTCAGGAGTTTAAGTTTAAATTTAGATCTCAGAAAATTACTGCCGCAAAAAATACTTTCGATAATATCCGAATTAATATTGATAATAAAAACACGCTTTATAATGCTTACGTCGAATTAGATAGTATCAAAACTCCTTATTATAAGGTAAGAGACTTTAGTTTGATTAATGTTACTGCAAAAGACACGCTTTTTGTTCGTTCAGAATTTAAAGGTGGAGATAAAGGAGAGGATTATTACAATCTGAATTTATTTCATACAATAGATAAAAACAAAAATAACATTGTTGGAATCAAGAAATCTGAGATGAAGTTTAAAGACTATTTATGGTATTTAAATGAAGACGAAGAAAAAGATAATCAGATTGTTTTTGATCAGTTTTTCAAGAATTTCACGATAGATAATATTGTCCTTTCACATGAAAATCAGAAGATTGATTTAAATGGTATAATAAAAGGTACAGATTATAAAGATGTCGTTCTGAATTTTGAAGATGTCGATATTAATAAGATTACGCCGTTTAATTCGAAGTTTGTATTTAATGGTAATTTAAATGGTAAGGTAAATTATAAGCAGAATAAGAATGTTTATCAGCCCACGGCATCTATTGTTATTGATCATCTTAATTTGAATAAAACAGAATTAGGAACGCTGAATTTTGATATTGCAGGAGATGAAAGCTTTAGAAAGTTTACGGTAAATTCTTCGATACAAAACGGATTTACAGAATCATTTAGAGCAAATGGAACTTTTGCAATCGAAAATAAAGAAACTCTTTTAGATTTGAATTTAAAACTCGAAGGATTTAATCTGGCGACTTTAGGTTCTGTTGGAGGCGATGTTTTGTCAAATGTGAGGGGAAGTGTTTCCGGAAATGCTGCTGTTGTCGGGAATCTTAAAAAACCGGAAATCAATGGTCGTTTGTATGTTGAAAAGGCAGGAATGACAATTCCGTATCTTAATACAGATTATGAGTTGAGTGATCGAACCGTAATTGATTTAACGGATGAAAAGTTTTTATTTAGAAATAACCAATTGACAGATACTAAATACGGAACTAAAGGATTGTTGAACGGAACTATTGAACATCATAATTTTGGCGATTGGAAATTAGATCTTACCATTACTTCTAAACGATTATTGGCTCTTGATACAAAAGATAGTGAAGATGCGGCTTATTTTGGAACTGCATTTATTAACGGAACTGCAAGTATAAAAGGTCCAACAGATGGTTTGTTTATTAAAGTAGACGCTAAATCTGAGAAAGGTACCGAAGTTAAGATTCCTATTAATAATGCGCAAAGTGTTGGAGAAAGCAGTTGGATTCATTTTGTGACACCAAAAGAAAAATACAATCTGGCAAATGGTATCGTTGAGAAAACGAAAAACTATAACGGACTTGAATTGGAGTTTGATTTTGATATTACGCCAGATGCCGAAGTCGAAGTAATCCTGGACAGAAATTCCGGACACGGTATGAAAGGAAAAGGTTATGGATCGTTATTATTTAAAATTAATACGCTTGGTAAGTTTAATATGTGGGGAGATTTCCAGGCATACGAAGGAACTTACAACTTTAAATACGGTGGTTTAATCGATAAAAAATTCTCGGTTAAAAAAGGAGGATCTATCACTTGGGAAGGAAACCCAATGAAAGCGCAACTTAATCTGGAAGCAGTTTATAAAACATCGGCAAATCCGGCTGTTTTATTAGATAATACTTCTTCATTCAATAAGAAAGTGCCGGTAGAAGTTGTTATTGGATTAAGAGGAGATTTAACGAGCCCAGAGCCTAATTTTGATATTCAGTTTCCATCTGTAAGTAATGTTCTTAAATCTGAGATACAATATAAGTTAGATGATAAAGATATTCGTCAGACACAAGCCTTGTATTTGTTGTCTACTGGTTCATTCATGAGTACAGATGGATTTAGTCAAGGCGATTTATCCGGAACATTGACAGAAACTGCCTCTAGTTTATTAGGCGGCATTATAAAATCGGATAATGATAAAGTTAATATCGACTTGAATTATATTTCGGCAGATAAAAGATTAGGACAAGAAGCCGATGGTCAGTTTGTGGCTAATATTTCATCTCAGGTAAACGAAAGAATTACTATCAACGGTAAATTAGGAGTTCCGGTTGGAGGTGTAAACGAATCTGCAATTGTTGGTGATATCGAAATTCTATATAGAGTTAACGAAGACGGATCTATGAATCTTCGTTTGTTTAATAAAGAAAATGATATCAATTACGTAGGGCAGGGAATTGGTTATACTCAAGGTGTTGGTATTTCGTATGAAGTAGATTTTGATACTTTTAGCGAATTGGTAAATAAAATATTTAAAGATCATAAACTCGAAAGAGCGATTAAAGGTTCAAATGATGATTTGCAGGATTCTTATTTAAATCCTGATTTTGTAAAATTCTCTAATAAAAAGGACGCCGAGAAGAATAAAAAAGGGAAAGACAAGAAAGATGCGGAGAAGAAACAAGAACCGAAAAATCCGCCGCCTCAAAACAATAATGAGGGTTTAATTCCTGATAATGACTTTTAA
- the tsaD gene encoding tRNA (adenosine(37)-N6)-threonylcarbamoyltransferase complex transferase subunit TsaD: MQNSEVFILAIESSCDDTAAAVLHNDKVLSNVVANQLIHNQYGGVVPELASRAHQQNIVPVIDAALRKANVQKEQLTAIAFTQGPGLMGSLLVGSSFSKSLSLALKIPLIAVNHMHAHILAHFIDEEGFDKPEFPFLALTISGGHTQIVKVKGFFDMEIIGETTDDAVGEAFDKSAKILGLPYPGGPLIDKYAKEGNPKAFAFTKPKVPGLDFSFSGLKTAILYFIQKEKLKNPNFIEENLNDICASIQYTIIEILMDKLKLAVKETGITQIAIGGGVSANSGIRTRLKESEAKYGWKTFVPKFEYTTDNAAMIGIVGYQKYLSSRFETSAVVSKARIQF; encoded by the coding sequence ATGCAAAATTCAGAGGTTTTTATTCTTGCCATCGAAAGTTCATGCGATGATACTGCTGCCGCGGTTTTACATAACGATAAAGTACTTTCAAATGTTGTGGCCAATCAGCTAATTCACAATCAATATGGTGGTGTAGTTCCTGAATTAGCTTCAAGAGCACATCAGCAAAATATTGTTCCGGTAATTGATGCTGCACTTCGTAAAGCAAATGTACAAAAAGAACAATTAACTGCCATTGCCTTTACACAAGGTCCGGGTCTAATGGGATCTTTATTAGTGGGAAGTTCTTTTAGCAAATCGCTTTCATTAGCGCTAAAAATTCCGTTAATCGCTGTCAATCACATGCATGCCCATATTTTGGCTCATTTTATAGACGAAGAAGGTTTTGATAAACCTGAGTTTCCATTTTTGGCCTTAACCATTAGCGGAGGTCATACTCAAATCGTGAAAGTAAAAGGTTTTTTTGACATGGAAATTATCGGAGAAACCACTGATGACGCGGTTGGAGAAGCTTTTGATAAAAGTGCCAAAATCCTTGGACTTCCTTATCCAGGCGGACCTTTGATCGACAAATATGCCAAAGAAGGAAACCCGAAAGCGTTTGCTTTTACAAAACCTAAAGTTCCAGGATTAGATTTTAGTTTCTCCGGATTAAAAACCGCAATTTTATACTTTATTCAGAAGGAAAAATTAAAGAATCCGAATTTCATCGAAGAAAATCTGAATGATATTTGTGCTTCTATTCAATATACGATCATCGAAATTTTGATGGATAAATTGAAATTAGCAGTAAAAGAAACCGGAATCACACAAATTGCAATTGGTGGCGGAGTTTCGGCAAATTCAGGAATTAGAACCCGATTGAAAGAAAGTGAAGCTAAATATGGCTGGAAAACTTTTGTTCCAAAATTCGAATACACAACAGATAATGCCGCAATGATTGGAATTGTAGGATATCAAAAATATTTATCAAGTCGTTTTGAAACTTCTGCTGTAGTTTCTAAAGCGCGAATTCAATTTTAA
- a CDS encoding 16S rRNA (uracil(1498)-N(3))-methyltransferase, giving the protein MQLFYNPDIDETTETFSFDKEESRHIIKVLRKKDSDILHVTNGLGLLFETEITLASDNKCIVEVLSIKKSPEPKYRLHLAVAPTKMNDRFEWFLEKATEIGIQEITPIICDRSERKVINIERFEKIILSAMKQSNETYLPKLNEAISFKEFVKQQNEGLQLIAHCEETDKKSLKDVLKPNENVTLLIGPEGDFSEKEIVLALENNFQPVTLGNTRLRTETAAVVACHSVVFFNETPN; this is encoded by the coding sequence ATGCAATTATTTTACAATCCTGATATTGACGAAACGACTGAAACTTTTTCTTTTGATAAAGAAGAAAGCCGCCATATTATAAAGGTTTTACGAAAAAAAGATTCAGATATTCTACACGTTACAAATGGTTTGGGATTATTATTTGAAACCGAAATTACGCTTGCTTCTGATAACAAATGTATTGTTGAAGTACTTTCGATAAAAAAATCTCCTGAACCAAAATACCGTTTACATCTTGCAGTTGCGCCAACCAAAATGAATGATCGTTTTGAATGGTTTCTGGAAAAAGCGACCGAAATTGGAATTCAGGAAATTACACCAATAATTTGCGATCGTTCTGAACGTAAAGTGATTAATATTGAGCGTTTTGAAAAGATTATTCTTTCGGCAATGAAACAATCTAACGAAACTTATTTACCAAAATTAAATGAGGCAATTTCGTTTAAAGAATTCGTAAAACAACAAAATGAAGGTTTACAATTAATTGCACATTGCGAAGAAACCGATAAAAAATCATTGAAAGATGTTTTGAAACCAAATGAAAACGTAACGCTTTTAATTGGTCCTGAAGGAGATTTTTCGGAAAAGGAAATTGTATTGGCTTTAGAAAATAATTTTCAGCCGGTTACTTTAGGAAATACTCGTTTACGAACTGAAACTGCTGCTGTTGTGGCTTGTCATAGTGTGGTGTTTTTTAATGAAACGCCTAATTAA
- a CDS encoding DUF4159 domain-containing protein, with translation MKKILFLFLLISVSSFSQEIALLKYSGGGDWYANPTSLPNLIKFCNANINTRIKPKPSTVEPSNPDLLSYPFVHMTGHGNVVFSDSDVANLRNYLNGGGFLHIDDNYGMDQYIRKEIKKIFPNNNLVEIPANHPIFQKPFPFPNGLPKIHEHDGTRAQAFGIFVDNKLVLLYTYECDLGDGWEDTEVHNDPLAVREKALKMGANIINYIFTN, from the coding sequence ATGAAAAAAATATTGTTTCTTTTTTTATTGATTTCTGTTTCTTCATTTTCGCAAGAAATTGCTTTGCTTAAATATAGCGGTGGCGGCGATTGGTATGCAAATCCAACTTCTTTGCCTAACTTGATTAAGTTTTGTAATGCAAATATTAATACCCGAATAAAACCAAAACCTTCTACGGTTGAACCAAGTAATCCGGATTTGCTTTCGTATCCTTTTGTTCATATGACGGGACACGGAAATGTCGTTTTTAGCGATTCTGATGTTGCTAATCTTCGAAATTATCTAAATGGCGGAGGATTTCTTCATATTGATGATAATTACGGAATGGATCAATATATTCGAAAAGAAATAAAAAAAATATTCCCTAATAATAATTTAGTCGAAATTCCGGCAAATCATCCAATTTTTCAAAAACCGTTTCCATTTCCGAATGGTTTACCAAAAATTCACGAACATGATGGAACTCGTGCTCAGGCTTTTGGAATTTTTGTAGACAATAAACTCGTTTTATTATATACTTATGAATGTGATTTAGGTGACGGCTGGGAAGATACAGAAGTGCATAATGATCCATTGGCCGTTCGAGAAAAAGCTCTGAAAATGGGTGCTAATATTATCAATTATATCTTTACCAATTAA
- a CDS encoding TrmH family RNA methyltransferase, with product MQLTHEENQFQRKTFPITLVCDHIYFQQNIGSLFRIAEAFGVENIIFLGKDIPLTPRKINKTSRSTHLHVPHSVIEETSVLKDYLLQNNFEIIALEIASNSKPLKEVVIPDNQKIALLLGSEIDGISEELLKISNQIVHINMFGKNSSMNVVQAASIALYEITAL from the coding sequence GTGCAGCTTACTCACGAAGAAAATCAATTTCAAAGAAAAACATTTCCGATAACACTGGTTTGTGATCACATCTATTTTCAACAGAATATTGGTTCTCTCTTTAGAATTGCTGAAGCTTTTGGCGTTGAAAATATTATCTTTTTAGGAAAAGATATTCCGCTGACGCCCCGTAAAATCAACAAAACTTCAAGAAGCACACATCTTCACGTGCCTCATTCTGTAATCGAAGAAACTAGTGTTCTTAAAGATTACTTACTTCAAAATAACTTTGAAATTATTGCTTTGGAAATCGCAAGCAATAGTAAACCTCTTAAAGAAGTTGTTATTCCTGACAATCAAAAAATTGCACTTTTACTGGGAAGTGAAATTGACGGAATCTCAGAGGAGCTTTTAAAAATTTCGAATCAAATTGTGCACATAAATATGTTTGGCAAAAATTCCAGCATGAATGTGGTGCAAGCTGCAAGTATAGCTTTGTACGAGATTACTGCTTTGTGA
- a CDS encoding zinc metalloprotease, whose product MKKVLITAFTALVLFSCQNDQSEAAGSEASATARRGCATQEVLEAQLKADPMLAIRMNEIEAYTNKAMLSGKLVNGKVQIPVVVNVLYKTAAQNISDAQIQSQIDVLNKDFNALNSDYNSVPALFAGVKANVGISFVLDQIIRKSTTKTSWGTNDAMKKTAQGGLAPTSPTTKLNIWSCAIGGGILGYAQFPGGASATDGVVIDSKYFGLSGSAAAPYNLGRTATHEVGHWMNLRHIWGDATCGSDLVSDTPTHNDANYGVPAYPHYSTCSGTPVEMTMNYMDYVDDNAMYMFSNGQKSRMAAIFLSGGPRAAFGI is encoded by the coding sequence ATGAAAAAAGTTCTTATTACCGCATTCACAGCGTTAGTGCTGTTTTCTTGTCAAAATGACCAATCTGAAGCTGCAGGCTCAGAAGCAAGTGCAACAGCTCGTCGTGGATGCGCCACACAAGAAGTATTAGAAGCACAGTTAAAAGCTGATCCGATGTTAGCGATCAGAATGAATGAAATTGAAGCATACACAAACAAAGCAATGCTTTCTGGAAAACTTGTAAATGGCAAAGTTCAAATTCCGGTTGTAGTAAATGTTTTGTACAAAACAGCTGCTCAGAACATCTCTGATGCACAAATTCAATCTCAAATTGATGTTCTTAACAAGGATTTCAATGCATTAAACTCAGATTACAATAGCGTACCTGCTCTTTTTGCTGGTGTAAAAGCTAATGTTGGAATTTCTTTTGTTCTTGACCAAATCATCAGAAAATCGACTACAAAAACTTCATGGGGAACTAATGACGCTATGAAAAAAACGGCTCAGGGAGGTCTTGCACCAACTTCGCCAACTACAAAACTTAACATATGGTCTTGCGCTATTGGTGGCGGAATATTAGGTTATGCACAATTTCCTGGAGGAGCATCTGCTACTGACGGAGTTGTAATTGATTCTAAATATTTTGGTTTATCTGGTTCTGCTGCAGCGCCTTATAATTTAGGAAGAACTGCTACTCACGAAGTTGGTCACTGGATGAACCTACGTCACATCTGGGGAGATGCAACTTGCGGAAGCGATTTAGTATCTGATACTCCAACTCACAATGATGCAAATTATGGTGTTCCTGCTTACCCTCACTACAGTACTTGTTCTGGTACTCCTGTAGAAATGACAATGAACTACATGGATTATGTTGACGATAACGCAATGTACATGTTTTCTAATGGGCAAAAAAGCAGAATGGCTGCAATATTCCTTTCTGGAGGTCCAAGAGCTGCTTTTGGAATCTAA
- a CDS encoding AI-2E family transporter → MITSKTISNGILRALVTILIIAAILFFLYEIQTVIVYLCVSLLLCLLANPLVQFLRKRLKFSNSLAATTALIIFILAIVGFILLFVPLIISQANNLSLLDTNQLQHQFIESEKSIETYFNIQHVDFDKVLKNPKVTSLLDFSYFTAFLNSIFGFMADMGMGLVSVFFITFFFIKDQDAFKVSARKILPDTNEDKILNSITKINHFLTRYFIGLLLQLTVVFILYFIVLMIFGNKNAFVIAFLCAILNIIPYIGPIIGTILAGLLTMISLIGSDFRSEILPTTIYVIIGFLLVQAIDNNISQPIISSKSVNSHPLEIFLVTLISGITFGIVGMIIAIPVFTMLKVILKEFFPNNKIVSVLTERI, encoded by the coding sequence ATGATAACATCTAAAACTATTTCAAACGGAATCCTAAGAGCTCTCGTAACAATCTTAATTATTGCCGCCATTTTATTCTTTTTGTACGAAATACAAACCGTAATTGTTTATTTATGTGTTTCCTTGTTATTGTGTTTGCTTGCCAATCCGTTGGTACAGTTTTTAAGAAAAAGATTGAAATTCAGTAATTCACTTGCCGCAACAACTGCGCTGATTATTTTTATACTTGCAATTGTTGGTTTTATCCTATTATTTGTTCCACTGATTATTTCGCAAGCCAATAATTTATCTTTATTAGATACTAATCAATTGCAACATCAATTTATTGAAAGCGAGAAAAGTATCGAAACTTATTTCAATATTCAGCATGTTGATTTTGACAAAGTTTTAAAGAACCCAAAAGTAACTTCATTATTGGATTTTAGTTATTTCACAGCATTTCTAAACTCTATTTTTGGCTTTATGGCCGATATGGGAATGGGATTGGTTTCTGTATTTTTTATTACTTTCTTCTTTATCAAAGATCAGGACGCTTTTAAAGTAAGCGCAAGAAAAATTCTTCCTGATACAAATGAAGATAAAATTCTAAACTCGATTACAAAAATAAATCACTTTTTAACCCGCTATTTTATTGGTTTATTGCTTCAATTAACGGTTGTGTTTATTCTCTATTTTATTGTTTTAATGATTTTTGGAAATAAAAATGCTTTTGTAATTGCCTTTTTATGTGCCATCTTAAACATTATTCCTTACATCGGACCCATTATTGGAACTATATTAGCTGGACTTTTAACGATGATTAGTTTAATTGGAAGTGATTTCAGATCTGAAATTCTACCTACAACTATATATGTAATCATTGGCTTTTTGCTGGTTCAGGCGATTGATAATAATATTAGTCAACCTATAATTTCGTCAAAAAGTGTAAATTCGCATCCGCTGGAAATATTCTTAGTTACTTTAATCAGCGGAATTACTTTTGGAATCGTCGGAATGATTATCGCAATTCCTGTTTTTACAATGCTGAAAGTAATTTTGAAAGAGTTTTTTCCTAACAACAAAATTGTATCCGTATTAACCGAAAGAATTTAA
- a CDS encoding SAM-dependent methyltransferase produces the protein MNTSILSQNIQDFITQNSGAPITKLALQKNPFPEVDWILILTQIEAKSKAKDKLPTWFATDNIIYPSKISVEQTSSEKTAAYKASLISGESLIDLTGGFGVDDYYFSKRFKNIAHCEINEDLSAIVKHNFEQLKVDNCVCYADDSANVLKESNQKWDWIYIDPSRRNDAKGKVFMLKDCLPNVPESLDFYFEKTDSILIKTAPLLDISAGLSELKFVKNIHIIALENEVKELLFEIHNNYSGEITIKTANILKLKTETFEFVLGDDSVFAFYHLPQKYVYEPNSAIMKSGGFDEVSVIFDINKLHKHSHLYTSDELIDFPGRTFEIEKVIPYSKNEMKSELANQQANLTTRNFPDTVENIRKKWKIKNGGNLYCFFTTDKNDNKIVLICRKIT, from the coding sequence TTGAATACTTCTATTTTAAGCCAAAATATTCAGGATTTTATAACTCAAAATAGTGGTGCCCCAATTACAAAATTAGCGCTTCAGAAAAATCCATTTCCTGAAGTAGACTGGATTTTGATTTTAACTCAGATTGAAGCTAAATCCAAAGCAAAAGATAAATTACCAACCTGGTTTGCAACCGATAATATTATTTATCCAAGTAAAATATCTGTAGAACAAACCTCATCCGAAAAAACAGCGGCTTATAAAGCTTCTTTGATTTCGGGAGAATCTTTGATTGATCTTACGGGAGGTTTTGGGGTTGATGATTATTACTTTTCTAAAAGATTTAAAAACATTGCGCATTGCGAAATAAACGAAGATTTATCTGCAATTGTAAAACATAATTTTGAACAGCTTAAAGTTGATAATTGTGTTTGTTATGCCGATGATTCTGCCAATGTTCTAAAAGAATCAAATCAAAAATGGGATTGGATTTATATTGATCCTTCCCGCAGAAATGATGCGAAAGGCAAAGTTTTTATGCTGAAAGATTGTTTGCCAAATGTTCCCGAATCTTTAGATTTTTACTTCGAAAAAACAGATTCTATTTTAATTAAAACAGCTCCTTTACTCGATATTTCTGCAGGTTTATCTGAACTTAAATTCGTAAAAAACATTCATATTATTGCTCTTGAAAATGAAGTAAAAGAATTGCTTTTTGAAATTCACAATAATTATTCAGGAGAAATCACGATTAAAACTGCCAATATTCTAAAACTGAAAACAGAAACTTTTGAGTTTGTTTTAGGTGATGATTCGGTCTTTGCTTTTTATCATTTACCTCAAAAATATGTTTACGAACCCAATTCGGCCATTATGAAATCTGGTGGTTTTGATGAAGTAAGTGTTATTTTCGATATTAATAAATTGCACAAACATTCTCATTTATATACTTCAGATGAACTAATTGACTTTCCGGGAAGAACTTTCGAAATCGAAAAAGTGATTCCGTATAGTAAAAATGAAATGAAATCTGAACTTGCAAATCAACAGGCAAATCTTACTACACGAAACTTTCCGGACACGGTAGAAAACATTCGAAAAAAATGGAAAATAAAAAATGGTGGAAATTTGTATTGTTTTTTTACAACAGATAAAAATGATAACAAAATAGTTTTAATTTGCAGAAAAATAACTTAA